From the genome of Segatella hominis, one region includes:
- a CDS encoding helix-turn-helix domain-containing protein produces MADLYEYSTPELVRLLGMRFKEYRMRCNLTQKEVAELTGLGLTTIHKFENGTAGNLSLATFLLLLKVVGQIDAINDVLPELPPSPYLMRKDERKAQRIRHTK; encoded by the coding sequence ATGGCAGATTTATATGAATATTCTACTCCAGAGTTGGTACGCTTGCTGGGAATGAGATTCAAAGAATATAGAATGAGATGCAATCTCACCCAGAAAGAGGTTGCCGAGCTTACGGGGCTTGGCTTGACCACCATCCACAAGTTTGAGAATGGAACAGCGGGCAATCTTTCGCTTGCCACTTTTCTTCTCTTGCTGAAGGTGGTGGGGCAGATTGATGCCATCAACGATGTGCTTCCTGAACTACCCCCTTCACCTTATTTGATGAGAAAGGATGAGAGGAAAGCGCAGAGAATACGTCATACTAAATAA
- the fabD gene encoding ACP S-malonyltransferase, translating into MKAFVFPGQGSQFVGMGKDLYDNNALAKELFDKADEILGFKITDIMFAGTDEQLKETKVTQPAVFLHSVISALCLGDEFNPAMVAGHSLGEFSALVAAGAMAFEDGLKLVAARANAMQKACEANPGTMAAIIGLPDEKVEEICAEVSTEGNVVVAANYNCPGQLVISGNVDAINAACEKLKAAGAKRALPLKVGGAFHSPLMQPAKDELQAAIEKTTFSAPKCPVYQNVDGKPHTDPAEIQQNLIAQLTSSVRWTSSVQAMIAAGADDFTECGPGKALQGMIGRIDKTVAAHGIA; encoded by the coding sequence ATGAAAGCATTTGTTTTCCCTGGTCAGGGTTCACAGTTCGTAGGTATGGGTAAAGATCTCTACGATAACAACGCATTGGCAAAAGAACTTTTCGATAAGGCTGACGAGATTCTCGGCTTCAAGATTACTGATATTATGTTTGCTGGTACTGATGAGCAGTTGAAGGAAACTAAGGTTACTCAGCCTGCTGTATTCCTCCACTCTGTTATTTCTGCACTTTGCTTGGGTGATGAGTTTAATCCAGCAATGGTAGCAGGTCACTCTCTCGGTGAGTTCTCTGCTTTGGTAGCTGCTGGTGCGATGGCTTTCGAGGATGGTTTGAAACTTGTTGCTGCTCGTGCCAACGCTATGCAGAAGGCTTGTGAGGCTAATCCTGGTACTATGGCTGCTATCATCGGTTTGCCAGATGAGAAGGTTGAGGAAATCTGCGCTGAGGTAAGCACAGAAGGCAACGTGGTAGTTGCTGCTAACTACAACTGCCCTGGTCAGCTCGTTATCTCTGGTAACGTGGATGCTATTAATGCAGCTTGCGAGAAGCTGAAGGCTGCCGGTGCTAAGCGTGCATTGCCTTTGAAGGTTGGTGGTGCTTTCCACTCTCCATTGATGCAGCCAGCTAAGGATGAACTTCAGGCTGCTATCGAGAAGACTACATTCTCTGCTCCTAAGTGTCCTGTATATCAGAATGTAGATGGTAAGCCTCATACTGATCCAGCTGAGATTCAGCAGAACCTCATCGCACAGCTTACAAGCTCTGTACGTTGGACTTCATCTGTACAGGCTATGATTGCTGCTGGTGCTGATGACTTTACTGAGTGCGGTCCAGGTAAGGCTTTACAGGGAATGATTGGTCGCATCGATAAGACTGTTGCAGCTCACGGTATTGCTTAA
- a CDS encoding response regulator transcription factor encodes MEEKIKVLLCEDDENLGMLLREYLEAKDYDTVLCPDGEAGYKEFSKTKFDIAVLDVMMPKKDGFTLAQDIRQANAEIPIIFLTAKTLKEDILEGFKLGADDYITKPFSMEELVFRVEAILRRVRGKKNKESTLYHIGEFTFDTQKQLLSIRDKQTKLTTKENELLALLCSHTNEILQRDFALKTIWIDDNYFNARSMDVYITKLRKHLKDDPQIEIINIHGKGYKLIAPEQE; translated from the coding sequence ATGGAAGAGAAAATAAAGGTTCTTCTCTGTGAAGACGACGAGAATTTGGGTATGTTGCTTCGCGAGTACTTGGAGGCTAAGGATTACGATACAGTACTTTGCCCTGATGGTGAAGCTGGTTATAAGGAGTTCTCTAAGACCAAATTTGATATAGCAGTTCTTGACGTGATGATGCCAAAGAAGGATGGCTTTACCTTGGCACAGGATATTCGGCAGGCTAATGCTGAGATTCCAATTATCTTCTTGACTGCAAAGACATTGAAAGAGGATATCTTGGAAGGCTTCAAGTTGGGTGCTGATGATTACATCACTAAGCCTTTCTCTATGGAAGAACTTGTTTTCCGTGTAGAGGCTATTCTTCGCCGTGTTCGTGGTAAGAAGAATAAGGAATCTACATTGTATCATATCGGTGAGTTTACATTCGATACCCAGAAGCAGCTCTTGTCAATCCGCGACAAGCAGACTAAGTTGACAACCAAGGAGAATGAACTTCTTGCATTGCTTTGCTCTCATACGAATGAGATACTTCAGCGTGATTTTGCATTGAAGACTATCTGGATTGATGATAACTATTTCAATGCACGTTCTATGGATGTTTATATCACTAAGTTGCGTAAGCATTTGAAGGATGATCCACAGATCGAGATTATCAATATCCACGGTAAGGGATATAAGTTGATTGCTCCAGAACAGGAATAA
- a CDS encoding Rne/Rng family ribonuclease, with product MTSEVVIDVQQKDISIALMEDKQLVEYQNEPREASFSVGNIYIAKVKKLMPGLNACFVDVGYERDAFLHYLDLGSQFNSYQKYLKQVQSDRKKLFPFSKATKLPDLEKEGSIQNVLKTGQEVLVQIVKEPISTKGPRLTGEISFAGRYLVLMPFGEKVSVSSKIKSGEERSRLKQLIHSIKPKNCGVIVRTVAEGKRVAELDAELKVLVKRWEDAIAKVQKTQQRPQLAFEETGRAVALLRDLFNPSYENIYVNNEDVMNEVKNYVSLIAPEKAGIVKLYTGKVPIFDNFSITKQIKAGFGRVVNYKHGAYLIIEHTEALHVVDVNSGNRTREKGQEANALDVNLGAADELARQLRLRDMGGIIVVDFIDMHLAEDRQLLYERMCKNMQKDRAKHNILPLSKFGLMQITRQRVRPAMDVNVEETCPTCFGSGKIKSSILFTDQLERKIDRLVNKIGVKKFTLYVNPYVAAFINKGFISLKRKWQFKYGFGFNVIASQKLAFLQYEFYDKDNQYLDMQEEQETK from the coding sequence ATGACAAGCGAAGTTGTAATTGACGTCCAACAGAAAGACATCTCCATCGCGCTCATGGAGGATAAGCAATTAGTAGAATATCAAAATGAGCCACGCGAGGCTTCCTTTTCTGTGGGCAACATCTACATCGCCAAGGTTAAGAAACTCATGCCGGGACTTAATGCTTGTTTTGTGGATGTAGGTTATGAACGCGACGCCTTTCTTCATTATCTTGATCTAGGAAGTCAATTTAATTCCTACCAGAAGTATCTTAAACAAGTACAGAGCGACAGAAAGAAACTTTTCCCATTCTCTAAAGCCACCAAATTACCTGACCTCGAGAAGGAAGGTAGCATACAGAATGTTCTGAAGACAGGACAGGAAGTGTTGGTGCAAATCGTAAAAGAACCCATCTCAACCAAGGGACCTCGACTGACGGGAGAAATCTCATTTGCAGGTCGATACTTGGTGCTCATGCCATTTGGAGAAAAAGTTTCTGTTTCGTCGAAAATCAAAAGCGGTGAAGAACGTTCACGACTCAAGCAACTCATCCACAGTATCAAACCTAAGAATTGTGGTGTAATCGTACGTACTGTAGCTGAGGGAAAACGAGTCGCAGAACTCGATGCTGAGCTTAAAGTTCTGGTGAAGCGATGGGAGGATGCTATCGCCAAGGTACAGAAGACACAGCAACGCCCGCAACTGGCATTCGAGGAAACCGGAAGAGCCGTCGCTCTCCTGCGTGACTTGTTTAACCCATCTTACGAGAACATCTACGTAAACAACGAGGATGTGATGAACGAGGTGAAAAACTATGTTTCTCTAATAGCCCCTGAAAAGGCGGGCATAGTTAAGCTCTATACTGGTAAGGTGCCTATCTTCGACAATTTCAGCATTACCAAACAGATTAAGGCTGGATTTGGACGAGTTGTCAACTACAAACATGGTGCTTATCTCATCATCGAGCACACAGAGGCTCTGCATGTAGTTGATGTAAACAGTGGCAACCGCACTCGTGAGAAAGGTCAGGAAGCAAATGCTCTCGATGTGAACCTGGGTGCTGCCGATGAGTTGGCACGACAGTTGAGACTCCGCGATATGGGAGGTATCATCGTGGTCGATTTCATTGATATGCATCTGGCGGAAGACCGACAATTGCTTTATGAACGCATGTGCAAGAACATGCAGAAGGACCGTGCCAAGCACAATATCCTTCCATTGAGCAAATTCGGATTGATGCAGATTACCCGTCAGCGTGTACGACCTGCTATGGACGTAAACGTAGAGGAAACCTGCCCTACCTGTTTCGGATCGGGCAAAATAAAATCCAGCATCCTCTTCACCGACCAATTGGAAAGAAAGATTGACCGCTTAGTCAACAAGATTGGCGTCAAGAAATTTACTTTGTATGTGAATCCTTATGTAGCTGCCTTTATCAATAAGGGCTTCATTTCATTGAAGCGCAAATGGCAGTTCAAGTATGGTTTCGGATTTAATGTGATTGCTTCACAGAAACTGGCATTCCTTCAGTATGAATTCTACGATAAGGACAACCAGTATCTGGATATGCAGGAAGAACAGGAAACTAAATAG
- the rpsR gene encoding 30S ribosomal protein S18, whose protein sequence is MADQKSEIRYLTAPSIDTKKKKYCRFKKSGIKYIDYKDPEFLKKFLNEQGKILPRRITGTSLKYQRRVAQAVKRARQIALLPYVTDLMK, encoded by the coding sequence ATGGCAGATCAGAAATCAGAAATCCGTTATTTGACCGCTCCTTCTATCGATACAAAGAAGAAGAAGTATTGCCGTTTCAAGAAGAGCGGTATTAAGTATATCGACTATAAGGATCCAGAGTTCTTGAAGAAGTTCTTGAACGAGCAGGGTAAAATCCTTCCACGTCGTATCACAGGTACATCTTTGAAGTATCAGCGCCGTGTAGCACAGGCTGTTAAGCGTGCTCGCCAGATCGCTTTGCTTCCTTACGTAACCGATTTGATGAAGTAA
- the rplI gene encoding 50S ribosomal protein L9, which yields MEIILKQDIIGLGYKNDIVNVKSGYGRNFLIPTGKAVIASPSAKKQLAEDLKQQAHKLEAIKAEAVKKGEALNGVVLTIAAKVSATGQLYGSVNAATVAEELAKKGIEVDRKIITMKDAKKVGEYEATVHYHKEVEVKVPVVVVAENAPVAAPAAEEAPAAAPAEEEAPAAE from the coding sequence ATGGAAATTATTTTGAAGCAAGATATTATCGGTCTTGGATACAAGAACGATATCGTGAATGTTAAGAGTGGTTACGGTCGTAACTTCCTTATCCCTACAGGTAAGGCTGTTATCGCATCTCCATCTGCAAAGAAGCAGTTGGCTGAGGATTTGAAGCAGCAGGCTCACAAGCTTGAGGCTATCAAGGCTGAGGCTGTTAAGAAGGGCGAGGCTCTCAATGGCGTTGTTCTTACTATCGCTGCTAAGGTAAGCGCTACAGGTCAGCTCTATGGTTCTGTAAACGCTGCTACTGTTGCTGAGGAGCTCGCTAAGAAGGGCATCGAGGTTGATCGCAAGATCATCACTATGAAGGATGCTAAGAAGGTTGGTGAGTACGAGGCTACAGTTCACTACCACAAGGAGGTTGAGGTTAAGGTTCCTGTTGTTGTTGTTGCTGAGAATGCTCCTGTTGCTGCTCCTGCAGCTGAGGAAGCTCCTGCTGCAGCTCCAGCTGAGGAAGAGGCTCCAGCAGCTGAGTAA
- a CDS encoding alpha-amylase family glycosyl hydrolase, producing MKEKIVIYQVLPRLFGNQNTTRKENGTIEENGCGKLNNFTDDVLARIHDMGFTHIWFTGVIRHATQTNYSSYGIPTQHAEVVKGKAGSPYAITDYYDIDPDLAENVSLRMTEWERLIDRSHKAGMKVIMDFVPNHVAREYHSICKPAGVRDLGEDDDTNMHFSTKNNFYYAWGDLDLNEVRHSKPAMVPFSEKDSKIFEPYTESPAKATGNDRFDNRPGCNDWYETVKLNYGVDYCDAGGRSYHYEPVPSTWGKMTDILLYWAGKGVDGFRCDMAEMVPTAFWSYATEILKSRFPHIIVIGEVYDPSQYRNYVKAGFDYLYDKVGMYDCLRGVIRGERPAASITHEWQVVDDIREHMLYFLENHDEQRIASDFFCGNAMKAIPAVAMSLFFQKNPFMLYSGQEFGEKGMDKEGFSGRDGRTTIFDYWSPETLAHAYQENAEEVYTQEQKYLTATYRQLLRLANEEKAIREGETFDLMYVNPWSEGFDPRTNFAFLRKKDDEVMLIVLNFSQETRQLQVCIPGHAFDFFQIKEEEVLVTELFSGGKKKVELKKDGVFPISMDANGVRIYKFNVKMEEIDFILNEHHKEEFPPAHTAEHLLNQLMVRMFGCERSRNAHIERKKSKMTFVVDHKPTRQEEKAIETEMNRLIEEDMPVTYEFVDRDHIPANVKIDRLPDDASETLRLVRIGDYDVCPCIGKHVRSTAQIGKFVLLGTNWDEHAHSLRIRFKIVQ from the coding sequence ATGAAGGAAAAAATTGTAATTTATCAAGTTCTCCCGAGGCTCTTCGGTAATCAGAATACCACACGAAAGGAGAACGGAACAATTGAGGAGAATGGTTGCGGCAAACTGAATAATTTTACCGATGATGTGCTGGCTCGCATACATGATATGGGTTTCACTCACATTTGGTTTACTGGAGTTATTCGTCACGCTACCCAAACAAACTACTCATCTTATGGTATTCCTACCCAACACGCAGAGGTGGTGAAAGGAAAGGCAGGCTCTCCATACGCTATAACTGACTATTATGATATTGATCCAGATTTAGCGGAGAATGTAAGCTTGCGAATGACTGAATGGGAACGTCTTATAGACAGAAGCCACAAGGCTGGTATGAAGGTTATCATGGACTTCGTGCCTAACCATGTGGCCCGTGAGTATCATTCTATTTGCAAACCAGCAGGTGTACGAGATTTAGGAGAAGATGATGATACGAACATGCACTTCTCTACAAAGAATAATTTCTATTATGCCTGGGGTGACTTAGACCTGAATGAAGTCCGTCATTCCAAACCGGCAATGGTTCCTTTTTCAGAGAAGGATTCTAAGATTTTTGAACCATATACAGAAAGTCCGGCTAAGGCTACAGGAAATGATCGTTTTGATAATCGCCCAGGTTGTAATGACTGGTATGAGACCGTGAAACTCAACTATGGTGTTGATTATTGTGATGCAGGAGGTAGAAGTTATCACTATGAACCAGTACCAAGTACATGGGGCAAGATGACAGATATCCTGCTTTATTGGGCAGGCAAAGGTGTGGATGGTTTCCGCTGCGATATGGCGGAGATGGTTCCTACAGCCTTTTGGTCGTATGCTACTGAGATATTGAAATCCCGTTTCCCTCATATCATTGTGATAGGTGAGGTTTATGATCCAAGTCAGTATCGCAACTATGTGAAGGCAGGTTTTGATTATCTATATGATAAGGTGGGTATGTATGATTGTCTGCGTGGAGTAATCCGTGGTGAGCGTCCTGCTGCCAGTATCACTCATGAATGGCAGGTGGTGGATGATATCCGCGAGCACATGCTCTATTTCCTGGAAAATCATGATGAGCAGCGCATCGCCAGCGATTTCTTCTGTGGTAATGCTATGAAGGCGATTCCAGCAGTAGCCATGAGTCTCTTCTTCCAGAAGAATCCTTTCATGCTTTATAGCGGACAGGAATTTGGCGAGAAGGGTATGGATAAGGAAGGATTCAGTGGCAGAGATGGTCGCACCACGATATTTGATTATTGGAGTCCTGAGACTTTGGCGCATGCTTATCAGGAAAATGCTGAGGAAGTATATACCCAAGAACAGAAGTATTTGACAGCCACTTATCGCCAGCTTCTTCGTCTCGCCAATGAGGAGAAAGCAATTCGTGAGGGTGAAACCTTCGATTTGATGTATGTGAATCCGTGGTCTGAAGGCTTCGATCCGCGTACCAACTTTGCTTTCCTTCGCAAGAAGGATGATGAGGTGATGCTCATCGTGCTCAATTTCTCTCAGGAGACTCGTCAGTTGCAGGTTTGTATTCCAGGTCATGCCTTCGATTTCTTCCAAATCAAGGAAGAAGAAGTCCTTGTCACAGAACTGTTCTCTGGTGGTAAGAAGAAGGTGGAACTGAAGAAGGATGGCGTGTTCCCAATATCAATGGATGCCAATGGAGTAAGAATATATAAATTCAATGTCAAGATGGAGGAGATTGATTTCATATTGAATGAGCACCACAAGGAGGAGTTCCCTCCTGCTCATACGGCTGAGCATCTGCTCAACCAGTTGATGGTTCGCATGTTTGGTTGCGAGCGTAGTCGCAATGCCCATATTGAGCGTAAGAAGAGTAAGATGACTTTTGTTGTCGATCATAAGCCAACTCGTCAGGAGGAAAAGGCGATAGAAACGGAAATGAATCGCTTGATAGAGGAAGATATGCCTGTGACCTATGAGTTTGTGGATCGCGACCATATTCCTGCAAATGTTAAGATTGATCGTTTGCCGGATGATGCAAGTGAAACCTTGCGTCTGGTACGCATTGGTGATTACGATGTTTGTCCATGTATTGGCAAGCATGTACGTTCTACGGCGCAGATTGGTAAGTTTGTATTGCTCGGCACCAATTGGGATGAGCATGCCCATTCATTGCGTATCCGTTTCAAGATTGTGCAGTAG
- a CDS encoding LemA family protein, translated as MKKSGWIILGVVVLLVLWGLSSYNGIIGVQEQATTELANVQTQYQRRADMMPQLAKIVKAYAKHEKETFEAVTKARAAVGQVKLDASNLTPEKLKAYSDAQGELANAFSKLMVVAEKYPELKASDNFKSLQIQEEGTENRISEARRKYNDAVQQYNLKVRKMPTAIIANLFGFQTMPKFEAAAGAEKAPDLDI; from the coding sequence ATGAAAAAATCTGGATGGATTATTCTGGGTGTCGTAGTACTTCTGGTACTATGGGGTTTAAGTTCTTATAATGGTATCATTGGAGTACAGGAGCAAGCTACTACTGAACTGGCTAATGTGCAGACTCAATATCAGCGCCGTGCAGACATGATGCCTCAGTTGGCAAAAATCGTGAAGGCGTATGCTAAGCATGAGAAGGAAACGTTTGAAGCCGTGACCAAGGCACGTGCAGCAGTAGGACAGGTAAAACTTGATGCAAGCAATCTGACTCCAGAAAAATTGAAGGCTTATTCTGACGCGCAGGGCGAGTTGGCGAATGCTTTCTCCAAATTGATGGTAGTGGCTGAAAAGTATCCGGAACTGAAGGCGAGCGATAATTTCAAGTCACTTCAGATACAGGAGGAGGGTACAGAAAACCGAATCAGTGAAGCACGCCGCAAATATAATGATGCTGTGCAGCAGTATAATCTGAAGGTACGTAAGATGCCTACTGCCATCATAGCAAATCTATTCGGCTTCCAGACTATGCCTAAGTTTGAGGCAGCTGCTGGTGCAGAAAAGGCTCCCGATCTTGATATTTAA
- a CDS encoding HU family DNA-binding protein — protein sequence MTKADIINEVSIATGVPKKDVGVVIEAFMDQVKASLVERKENVYLRGFGSFNIKHRAAKTARNISKNITLTIPAHDLPNFKPAKSFVDLMLGEAVENED from the coding sequence ATGACTAAAGCAGATATCATCAACGAGGTGTCTATAGCAACTGGAGTACCAAAGAAAGATGTTGGCGTAGTAATAGAAGCTTTTATGGATCAGGTTAAGGCCAGTCTTGTCGAGAGAAAAGAGAATGTTTACCTTCGCGGATTTGGAAGCTTTAACATCAAGCATAGAGCTGCAAAGACTGCGCGTAACATTTCCAAGAACATTACTCTCACCATTCCAGCTCACGACCTTCCAAATTTCAAACCAGCAAAGAGTTTTGTAGATTTGATGTTGGGTGAAGCTGTTGAAAATGAGGATTAA
- a CDS encoding TPM domain-containing protein, which translates to MRFKRFFILLLMIVSVFSSSFAQREWSAENVPIPYLKDSTQYVSDPDGYLSKDQKDSANFYLQKLNLECGVQNVLVIVGHVKDQDAFRMSQDIGEKYGIGYKKTRRGLVMVIAVEDHKYFIAPGMGLEGELTDVDCDDIARACIVKYMRLNQPGMAVVTVSRSIYNKVKSGRTGIPDVDDGPIGEDEWGFIIFFLIICFGIPLYLLIRYILEECGVIKKKPSSGKSSRQHKRHDDDWFPPFFLGGGGGFSGGSSSGGGFSGGSFGGGSFGGGGSGGGW; encoded by the coding sequence ATGAGATTTAAGCGTTTTTTTATATTGCTCTTGATGATAGTTTCGGTATTTTCTTCTTCATTTGCTCAACGCGAGTGGAGTGCTGAGAATGTGCCGATTCCATATCTGAAGGATTCTACACAATATGTTTCTGATCCAGATGGTTATCTGTCTAAGGACCAGAAGGATTCTGCCAATTTTTATCTTCAGAAATTGAATCTTGAATGTGGTGTTCAGAATGTCTTGGTCATAGTGGGACATGTGAAGGATCAGGATGCTTTCCGTATGTCACAGGATATCGGTGAGAAATATGGTATTGGTTACAAGAAAACCCGAAGGGGGCTTGTCATGGTGATTGCCGTGGAGGATCATAAGTACTTTATTGCTCCCGGTATGGGACTGGAGGGCGAGTTGACCGATGTGGATTGTGATGATATTGCCAGAGCATGTATCGTGAAGTATATGCGGCTGAATCAGCCGGGGATGGCAGTTGTTACCGTTAGTCGCTCTATATATAATAAGGTGAAGAGTGGTAGAACTGGTATTCCGGATGTGGATGATGGCCCTATAGGTGAGGATGAATGGGGATTTATTATCTTTTTTCTTATCATCTGTTTCGGCATTCCTCTATATTTATTAATAAGGTATATATTGGAGGAATGCGGCGTTATCAAGAAAAAGCCATCTTCCGGTAAATCCTCTCGTCAGCATAAAAGACATGATGATGATTGGTTTCCTCCGTTCTTTCTGGGTGGAGGAGGTGGCTTCTCGGGAGGCAGTTCTTCTGGCGGAGGCTTCTCTGGAGGTTCTTTCGGTGGTGGTTCATTTGGCGGAGGTGGCTCCGGCGGTGGATGGTAA
- a CDS encoding heavy metal-binding domain-containing protein, whose product MILSTTPTIEGHPIREYRGIVTGETIIGTNFVKDFFASIRDVIGGRSGSYESTLREAKDTALREMSQRAASLGCNAIVGIDLDYETVGNSGSMLMVTCSGTAVII is encoded by the coding sequence ATGATTTTGAGCACAACTCCAACCATAGAAGGTCACCCTATCCGTGAATATCGTGGCATTGTGACAGGCGAAACCATCATTGGTACCAACTTTGTGAAGGATTTCTTTGCCAGTATTCGTGATGTGATTGGCGGAAGAAGCGGTTCTTACGAAAGTACGCTCCGCGAAGCCAAAGATACTGCGCTCAGAGAAATGAGCCAGCGTGCTGCATCCTTAGGCTGCAACGCCATCGTGGGCATAGACCTGGATTACGAAACCGTAGGCAACAGCGGCTCTATGCTGATGGTAACTTGCAGCGGAACGGCGGTAATTATCTAA
- a CDS encoding type II toxin-antitoxin system HipA family toxin — protein MVNTLRVMLWDEEIGRLAWDDRRRLSYFTYNPEFLKKGIDVSPLQAPVRGIRAMTPVWGEDARMYQKLPAFLADSLPDAWGNQLFELWRIQNHIPNADITPLDKLSFIGKRGMGALEFLPEVAKTDKVEMIDVKSLADLAERIFIERENAHIMPEESITMQSLLTVGTSAGGRQPKAIIAINKDTGEIRSGQVAGLQDYDYYILKFGDTKYSSAEIEMTYYEMAIKSGIDMMPSRLYEIDGNRNFITKRFDRDGERKLHTQTLAAISPETDSYEGLVAVCRKIHLPETDCQEVFRRLVFNVLSNNTDDHTKNFSFVMDEAGLWRLSPAYDLTYIIDTGGYLPNTGHCMYVRSKLHHISYDDAILFAKDNGIRRADAIIREVADSLRQFRDIAKRYAVQDRWISSIESAINAHLVSWGLEDKDNSSASFEIDGKSCTDVRIEQAYKGNFHLYASIDGRDCKFIIGKNKPEYATIQETGLSNLSKSMLMDLVAKYLVR, from the coding sequence ATGGTAAATACGTTGAGAGTAATGCTTTGGGACGAAGAAATCGGTCGCTTAGCATGGGACGATCGCCGCAGGTTATCGTACTTTACATATAATCCTGAGTTCTTGAAGAAGGGAATTGATGTTTCTCCTCTTCAAGCTCCTGTGCGTGGTATTCGTGCAATGACACCCGTGTGGGGAGAGGATGCCAGAATGTACCAAAAACTTCCTGCTTTTTTGGCTGATTCGTTGCCGGATGCCTGGGGTAATCAGCTTTTCGAGCTTTGGCGAATTCAAAATCATATTCCTAATGCTGATATAACTCCGTTGGATAAACTTTCCTTTATCGGTAAGCGAGGCATGGGGGCATTGGAATTCTTACCAGAGGTGGCAAAGACGGATAAGGTTGAAATGATAGATGTCAAGTCGTTGGCCGATTTGGCAGAGCGCATATTCATCGAGCGTGAAAATGCCCACATCATGCCAGAGGAATCTATCACTATGCAGTCTTTGCTTACTGTGGGAACATCGGCTGGTGGACGTCAACCTAAGGCTATCATTGCCATCAATAAAGATACGGGGGAAATACGAAGTGGTCAGGTGGCTGGGCTTCAGGATTATGATTACTATATATTGAAATTTGGCGATACGAAATATAGTTCTGCCGAGATAGAGATGACCTATTACGAGATGGCCATCAAGTCGGGAATAGATATGATGCCATCCAGACTATATGAGATTGATGGAAACAGGAATTTCATAACGAAGCGTTTCGATCGTGATGGTGAGCGGAAATTGCATACACAGACCCTTGCTGCGATTTCTCCAGAAACCGATAGTTATGAGGGACTTGTTGCTGTCTGTAGAAAAATACATTTGCCAGAGACTGATTGTCAGGAGGTATTTCGCAGACTTGTGTTCAATGTACTTTCCAACAATACGGATGACCATACAAAGAATTTCTCTTTTGTGATGGACGAGGCGGGTCTTTGGCGTTTGTCGCCAGCCTATGACCTCACTTATATTATAGATACAGGAGGCTATTTACCCAATACGGGTCATTGTATGTATGTAAGGTCTAAGCTGCATCATATTTCTTACGATGATGCCATTCTGTTTGCCAAGGACAATGGCATTCGGCGTGCTGATGCAATCATCAGGGAAGTAGCTGATTCTCTGCGGCAATTCCGTGACATAGCCAAGCGGTATGCTGTTCAGGACAGATGGATCAGTTCCATAGAATCAGCGATAAATGCTCATCTCGTTTCATGGGGGTTGGAGGATAAAGACAACAGTTCTGCTTCTTTTGAGATAGATGGTAAAAGTTGTACTGATGTTCGCATAGAGCAGGCTTACAAAGGCAACTTCCATTTGTATGCAAGCATAGATGGGCGAGACTGTAAGTTTATTATCGGAAAGAACAAGCCCGAATATGCTACGATTCAAGAGACGGGATTGTCAAATCTTTCTAAATCGATGCTCATGGATTTGGTTGCGAAATATCTGGTGAGATAG
- the rpsF gene encoding 30S ribosomal protein S6 yields the protein MNQYETVFILTPVLSDEQMKETVAKFKKLLTDNGAEILNEEAWGLKKLAYNIEKKTSGFYNLIEFKADPTVINTLEVGYRRDEKVIRYMTVKLDKYAAAYAEKRRAKLGKKEEA from the coding sequence ATGAATCAATACGAAACCGTTTTCATTTTGACTCCCGTTTTGTCTGATGAACAGATGAAGGAAACGGTCGCTAAGTTCAAGAAGCTGCTCACCGATAACGGTGCTGAGATTTTGAATGAAGAGGCTTGGGGTTTGAAGAAGTTGGCTTACAACATCGAGAAGAAGACATCAGGCTTCTACAACTTGATTGAGTTCAAGGCTGACCCAACTGTTATCAATACCCTCGAAGTAGGCTATCGCCGCGACGAGAAGGTAATTCGTTACATGACTGTTAAACTTGACAAGTATGCTGCCGCTTACGCAGAGAAGCGTCGTGCAAAGCTTGGTAAAAAAGAGGAGGCTTAA